The DNA window CTTATTGATTTATTTAAATATTATTAATATGGCATGAAATTTGCATTGCCTTGTGTACACGATAAAGTGAGTTAATATTATGAATAATTCAAATCACCAACTCAAAAAAGTACTCGGTACTGTTTCGCTATGGAGCATCGCAGTGGGCTTAGTCATTAGCGGTGAATATTTTGGTTGGAGCTATGGTTGGGGCAAAGCTGGTACATTAGGCTTTTTAGTTGCGACTACTCTTATTGCCGTTATGTATACTACCTTTATTTTTAGTTTTACCGAACTCACTACGGCCATTCCACATGTCGGCGGCCCTTATGCGTACGCCAAACGAGCTTTCGGTGATAAAGGGGGTTTTCTTGCAGGTTATGCGACGCTTATCGAGTTTGTTTTTGCGCCACCTGCTATTGCGTTGGCGATTGGGGCGTATCTAAATGTGCAATTTCCAGAAATTAATGCCAAATATATAGCCGTTGGTGCATATTTTGTATTTATGCTGCTAAATTGGTTAGGAGTAAGTATTGCGGCTGCCTTTGAATTAGTTGTGACTATTTTAGCCATTGGTGAACTATTGATGTTTATGGGTATTGTGGCGCCTGGTTGGAGTTGGAGTAACTTTGCAGCGTATGGCTGGGCAGGTAGTAATCATTTTTCTATGTCAGCTATTAGCGGTATTTTAGCAGCCATGCCTTTTGCGATTTGGTTTTTCTTGGCGATTGAAGGGGCAGCAATGGCGGCAGAAGAAGCCAAAGACCCCGCTCATACCATCCCCAAAGCTTACATCGCAGGGATTTTGACTTTGGTATTTTTGGCATTTGGTGTGATGATTATGGCAGGCGGTGTGGGTGATTGGCGACAATTTTCTGATGTAAACGATCCATTGCCACAAGCGATGAAAGTCGTTGTTGGAGAAAATAGCGGTTGGCTACATTTATTGGTTTGGATTGGTTTATTTGGTCTAGTTGCCTCTTTCCACGGCATTATAATGGGTTATTCTCGACAAATCTTTGCTTTGGCTCGAGAAGGCTTTTTACCTAAGCGATTAGGACAACTAAATCCCAAATTTAAAACCCCAGGGGCAGCAATCTTGACCGGCGGCGTGATCGGGATTACGGCAATTTTTAGTGATAATTTGATTAAATTTAATGATCAAAGCTTGACAGCAAATATTGTTACGCTATCTGTATTTGGTGCACTCAATATGTATTTGGTGTCTATGGCAGCCTTGTTTAAATTGCGTCGTAGTGAACCAAATTTATATCGCCCTTTCAAAGCGCCTTTTTACCCTGTGTTTCCTGCGGTTGCATTAGGCTTAGGTTTGTTTAGTTTACTTGCAATGATTTATTTTAATTTTAGTTTATTTGTTTTATACATAGTATTAATGGCGATTGCGTATGGCGTAATGATGATGCTGCGCAATAAACATTTGGCAAGTATTGCCAATAAACCATTAACTGCCCTGTAAGCACAGTAGACAGTAGGATAATAACATGCGTTTTTCAACCACGATTGCCAACCATGTTTGGCAATTTGACAGTCTCAAAGAAGTGATGGCGAAAGCAAGTCCATTACGCTCAGGTGATGTACTTGCTGGCGTTGCTGCGACCACAAATATTGAACGAATGGCAGCTCGCTTTGTACTCGCTGATTTACCATTACGCATATTTTTGGATGAGCCATTGCTTGATGACAGTGTGGATGAGGTTAGCCGCTTGATTCGCCAACAGCATGATAGCGTGGCTTTTGTGCCATTTGGTAACATCAGCATTGGTGAATTTAGAAATTGGTTATTAAGCGAACATGCCACTACGCAGATTTTGCAAGATTGCAAGTGGGCATTTACCCCTGAAATGGTAGCAGCAGTGAGCAAACTAATGCGCAATCAAGATTTGATTGCGGTTGCTGCCAAATGTCAAACGATTACTGCGTTTCGCAATACCATTGGTTTACCAGATAGGGTATCGGTACGCATCCAACCCAATCACCCGACCGATGATATGCGGGGTGTAATTGCTTCAACGTTTGATGGGTTATTGTATGGCATGGGCGATGCGGTAATTGGTATCAATCCAGCGTCAGATAGCATGCCGATTTTGGGTGATTTGTCCAAAATGTTTGATGCGTTAATCCATGAGTACGAGATACCGACACAGTCTTGCGTATTGACCCATATCACTAACACCATTGAACTTATCAATCAAGGTGTGCCTGTGGATTTGGTGTTTCAATCAATTGGGGGCACAGAAGCGGTCAATCGCTCATTTGGGGTGGATTTAGCAATTCTAAAAGAAGGCTATGAAGCAGGGCTGTCGCTCAATCGTGGCACCGTTGGGCAGAATGTCATGTACTTTGAAACAGGGCAAGGCAGTGCTTTGTCTGCCAATGCACATTATGACATTGACCAACAAACTTGTGAAGTGCGCGCCTACGCCGTGGCACGGCAGTTTAATCCGCTGTTAATCAACACGGTAGTTGGGTTTATCGGTCCTGAATACTTGGCAGATGGCAAACAAATCTTGCGAGCGGCATTAGAAGACCATTTTTGTGGCAAACTGTTAGGCTTGCCGATGGGCTGTGATGTCTGCTATACCAATCACTGCGATGCCGACCAAGATGATATGGACAGTATTATTGTGTCACTGGTGGCGGCAGGACTGACATTCTTAATTGGGGTGCCAGGGGCAGATGACATTATGCTCAACTACCAAAGCACCAGCTTTCATGATGCTCGTTTTATCCGAGAAACACTCAAAAAACGAGCCGCTCCTGAATTTGAAGCATGGCTGCAAAAAATGCAACTTACCGACCCCCAAGGGCATTTATTATCCGATGGCAAACGTTTTTTAATGGCACCTGATAACTTGAGCGTGAATTATGGCTACCCCTATCAATAACTTGATGAATCAAACTTCCGTCAACAAAGACGTCATCACCGACCAAAGCGTCACGACCAATGACTGGCAAGATTGGCGAGCGTTGACCCAAGCTCGTATTGCAATAGGGCGGGTCGGGGCGGCATTACCCACCCAAGAGGTGTTAAATTTTGGTCTCGCTCATGCCCAAGCCTGTGATGCGATTCATACCCCGTTGGATGTTGATTTACTCACTCACCAACTTGAACAACGAAATTGGCAAGTTGAGCGTGTGCATAGCCAAGCAGCTACTCAAGGAGATAGTCGTGAAACCTATCTGAGACGTCCCGATTTGGGAAGGCAGTTGGCACTCGAGTGTAAAGAAACTTTTTTACAAAAACACTCACATCAAGCTAGTTTAGCTTATGATTTAGTCTTTATGGTCGGTGATGGTTTGTCATCGTTGGCAGTCCAAACCCAAGTCGTGCCACTGCTCGATGCACTCAAAACTTTTCTCAATCCCAACTTGGCCATAGCTCCTATCTTTATTGCCCAGCAAGCCCGGGTTGCGTTAGGTGATGCCGTCGGTGAACTCGTCAATGCCAAAATGGTTGTGGTATTCATAGGCGAGCGACCCGGGCTGTCAGCAGCGGATTCGCTAGGGATATATATGACGTATGCTCCCAAAATTGGCAAAAAAGATGCCGAGCGTAACTGTATCTCCAACATTCGTCCAGGTGGGTTAAGCTCAAGAGCCGCAGCATTTAAATTAAACTGGTTGATTGAGCAAGCTTTTGAACGTCAAGTCACAGGAGTGAATCTCAAAGATGAGAGTGATAATCTGTTAAAAATAGCGGAAATGAGCAAAGTGATAGGATAGGGGTTCTTCCAAACGACTATAAAATTCGAATTTTATAAAAATCTTATTTTTTTAACTATATAATTTTAAATAAAATATTTAACATAGTGAATCTTATCTGAAGTAATTTACAAATTATTATTTAATATACCATGCCCAAGGTTTTTCAGCGTTATAGCTGGTTATCTGTTTAGTTTCTAAATAATTTTCTAACCCCCAAATACCTAACTCCCTTCCAATTCCACTTTGCTTACATCCTCCCCAAGGTGCTTCTATGAATGTGGGTTGAGAACAGTTAATCCAAACAATACCTGCCCTAAGCTGACGGGCGACACGATGGCAGCATGCCAAATCTTTTGACATTACAGCACCCGCCAGACCAAATATAGAATTATTTGCTGATTTGACCGCTTCATGTTCCGATTTAAATTGTCGAATACTCACCACAGGACCGAAAATTTCATCTGTCCATAAGGGATGATTTTCTGGCACATCAACGAAAATGGTCGGTTCAATAAAATACCCCTGTAGCAGATGATTAGGTCTTTTGCCACCGATTAATAGCCTAACTTTGTCTTGAACACCTTGATTGACAGCAGCCATGACTTTTTTGTATTGAGTTTCATTGACCAAGGGCCCAAGTTTGACACCATCTTCAAAACCATTACCAATATGAATTTTTTGACTTTCTTCAACAAGCCTTGAGATTAGTTTCGGATAGATACCCTCTTGCACCAACACGCGAGAGGTAGCAGAGCAGACTTGCCCTTGGTTCCAAAAGATACCAAACATGATCCATTCCACCGCAGCGTCAATATCACTGTCATCGAAGATGATAAAAGCTGATTTACCGCCTAGTTCTAGGCTGATATTTTTAACATTAACGGCGGATGAGCGCATAATCTGTTTTCCCACAGGGACGCTGCCCGTAAAAGCTACTTTATCAATATCTGGATGATCTGTGAGGTAAGAACCGATATCATGTCCATAGCCTGTGAGGATATTCAAAACGCCGCAGGGTAATCCGATCTTGTCGGCAATACGTCCAAGTTCAATCGCCGTCAAGGAAGTTACTTCAGAAGGTTTTAAAATCATGGTACAACCTGCGGCTAAGGCAGGTGCGACCTTCCAAGCCGCCATGAGTAGGGGGTAGTTCCAAGGGATTATTGCACAAGCGACGCCGATCGGCTCTTTTCGAATCATACACTCAAATCTATCATCACTAAGGCTTAACGGTGTCTCTCTATGTTCATCAAGTGATTCAGCAAGGTTGGCATAGAATTCAAAGCAGCCTGCGGCATCACTTACATCCCATTCCGCTTCTGCGTAGGGTTTGCCATTATCTTTTACCTCTAAGGTTGACAGTTCTGCTAAACGATTACGAATTTCATTGGCGAAAGCTCGTAAAAATATTGCTCTTTGCTTGCCAGATAAATTACACCATGAGCCATTATCAAATGCTGCTCGTGCTGCTTCGACAGCGAGTCTTGCGTCATCTAACCCAGCACGTGCCACTTGTGCAATAACTTGTTCGGTACTTGGATCGATACTGTAAAACGTGTTACCCTTTCGTGGACTAGTCCATTTTCCATTGATAAACAATTGGTTATAGTTCATGCGTATCTATCCTTATTGTAATGATAATATTATTTGATAAGTTTTAGAAAACGTATAATTGACAGTGGTCAAATTTGATTGATAAGTCAGCTAGGGTTCGTTAAAAAGTTATTAATTATGTCAATGCAAAATCCTTTTAAACTTTGAGCACTTAAATTTAAAAGGAAAATCATGGCAATTATAAATTAGGCATCGAAAACTGTGCCCCCTCTCTCAGACTAGAAGACGGCCAACGTTGGGTTATAGTTTTACGACGAGTATAAAACCGAATCCCATCTTGACCATATACATGCAAATCGCCAAACAATGAGCGTTTCCACCCCCCAAAGCTATGATAGGCAACGGGTACAGGCAATGGCACATTCACGCCTACCATACCCACCATTACGTTATCGCAAAAATAGCGGGCTGCTTCCCCATCACGTGTGTAAATACAGGTGCCGTTGCCATATTCATGATTATTAATCAATTGTAAAGCATCTGCCATTGTTTCAACCCGAATCACTTGCAGGACAGGTCCAAAAATTTCCGCTTTATAGCTATCCATGTCGGGCTTAACATGATCAATCAAGGTTGCTCCCACATAGAAGCCCTCCTCAAAACCAGACACACTGATATTGCGACCATCAACGATAATCGTAGCGCCTTGCTGTTCTGCACTGGTAATGTGAGCAACGACCTTGTCTTTATGTGCTTGGGTAATCAACGGACCAAAATCATTGCTATTGTTAGCGTAGGGCCCACACTTTAGCTTAGCCATCGCATTAGACAAGTTTGAGATTAATTGATCGCCAATATCTTTGCCAACGGTTACGGCGACTGATAGTGCCATACATCGTTCGCCTGACGAGCCAAAAGCCGCACCGAGCAATGAGTTAACAACATTGTCTAGATCAGCATCTGGCATTACAATCGCATGATTTTTTGCCCCACCTAGTGCTTGGCATCGTTTACCATAAGCGGCTGCAGTCTGGTAAATGTATTCAGCAATAGGTGTTGAGCCCACAAAGCTAACCGCTTGTACTCTACTATCAGTGAGAAGTGTATCCACTGCTTCCTTATCACCATTGACGATATTAAAAACACCGTTGGGTAAACCCGCTTGACACATCAATTCTCCGATAAACATCGTTGAACTGGGATCGCGTTCAGAAGGTTTTAATACAAATGTATTGCCACACACCAACGCCATAGGAATCATCCATAAGGGCACCATGGTTGGGAAATTAAAGGGGGTAATACCAGCCACCACACCAAGTGGAACAAAATCACTCCAAGAATCAATGTCAGGTCCCACGTTTTTGGTATAGTCACCTTTTAGTAATTCAGGAGCACCGCAGGCATATTCCACCACTTCAATTCCCCGTTGTAGTTCACCTTTTGCATCGTGCAATATCTTGCCATGCTCTTCTCCGATAAGTTGGGCGATTTCCTCTGTGTGTTGTTCGAGTAATTCTTTGAACTTAAACATCACACGAGCACGGCGCAATGGCGGAGTATTTTTCCATGCTGGAAAGGCAGCCTGTGCGGCACTGATGGCTTCTTCTACGGTTTGCTTCGACGCTAATGCTACTTGCTTGCTAACTATACCGTTTGAAGGATTATAAACTGCCTGTGTTCGCTGGGTATCTTCAATTTTTTTACCATTAATTAAATGCCCTACTGTCGATAATTTTTCCATTTACTATTACCTATGTTAACTGCTGACAAACCTCTGTTAAAACTTCGTCATAAATTTTTAATGCTTGTAACACTTCAGCTTCGTTGACTACGCACGGCGGGACAACATGGATACGATTATCCGTGATAAAAGTTATTAGTCCTTTTTTCGCACAACGCTTTTTGATGTCATTCATGATTTGAACAGTCAACCTCTCTTTAGTTTGTTTCGACTTGACTAACTCAATTGCCCAAAAGACTCCCACACCTCGTACTTCACCGATGATTGTGTGTTTTTCTGCAAGTGCTTTAAGACCTGGTTCTAATACTTTGGTGCCAATATATTCTACATTGTCCAATATATTTTCTTCTTTCATAGCATCGATCGTCGCCACAATTGACGCCATTGCGAGTGGGTGTCCAGAATAGGTCAAGCCGCCAGGAAAAAATCTAGCATCAAAATAATCGCTAATTTTATCCGATAAGATAACCCCACCCACGGGGATATAACCAGAGTTCACACCCTTAGCAAATGTAATCAAATCAGGCACTACCCCAAAATGCTCAAATGCAAACCATTTACCAGTACGGCCAAAGCCTGCCATGACTTCATCTAAAATCAACACGATACCTTGTGTATTGCAAAGCTCACGCACCCCTTGCAGGTAGTTTCTTGGTGGCACCATAATCCCAGCCGTGCCTGGTATACTCTCAAGCAAAATGGCTGCAATACTGCTAGGACCTTCACTGTCAATCACAGTTTTTAAATGTTGTAAAGCGCGTTCACATTCTTCGTCTTCATTAGTGGCGTAAAATTCACTTCGATATAAATAGGGGCTAAATAAATGCACATGACCGAAAGCATACTCATTTGGGATACGACGACTATCGCCAGTTGCAGCGATTGCTGCTCCTGTGTTGCCATGATAAGAGCGATAAGAAGACAGTACCTTGGTTCTACCCGTAAACAGCCTTGCCATACGAATAGCATTCTCATTGGCATCAGCCCCAGCGTTGGTAAAGAATACTTTTTTGAAGCCTGCGGGTGCTAATTCGACAATTCTTTTAGCCGCCTCATTTCTAGACAAGTTCGCCGTAGATGGTGCAATGGTGGCCAATTCTTGTGCTTGATCGATAATTGCTTGTACAACTTTGGGATGTTGGTGTCCAATATTGGTATTGACAAGCTGACTACTAAAATCTAAATATTCGTTGCCATCGAAATCCCATATAATAGACCCTTTGCCCGATTTGATTACTAAAGGTTTTAAGTTTTCTTGAATTGACCAAGAGTGAAAGACATACTCATGATCCATGGTGGCAACCATCTTATTATTAATAGTATTCGTATAATTAGTTGATAAGATGTCCATAGTCATTCCTTTAAAAAAATATAGTTAACGAATCAAGCCATTTTTTTACTAATTAAACTAAATGCGATATAAAACTTTATCTAAAGAATGTATCAGCATTGCTGCATCATTATTGCTAATGCACAAAGGAGGGCGGATTTTCAATACATCTGAATTTTTTCCTGATGCACCAATCAATATGCCTTCCTCTCTTAATTTATTAACAATGTATCTCGCGTTTTCTGTGCTGGTACTATTATTACTAGTCATAACATCTACGGCTATAAATAAACCTGCACCACGTACTTGCCCTAGAATTGGATATTTATGAGATAAATTTACTAAATCATTTTTTAATTGCTCGCCTATGTTTTTTGCATTAAGCATTAAACTTTCTTCTTCTAATACATCTAATACTGCCATTCCAACGGCCGCTGCAACTGGATTGCCACCAAAGGTATTAAAATAACTCGCTTCGTTGGCAAATCGCTTCAAAACGTTTGGTTTAACAGTAAGACCTGCGAGAGGATAGCCATTGCCCATCGGTTTGCCCATAGTCACAATGTCGGGCACAATCTCATGCCGAGCAAAACCCCACATATGCGAACCTGTTCTGCCAAACCCAGGTTGAACTTCATCGGCTATAAAAACGCCACCCGCGTCATGAATAAGATCAATCACTGGTCTGAAGAAACCCATCGGTTCAGCAAATACGCCATCACTTGTCATTAAGGTATCAATTAATATGCCAGCGAGTTTGATACCATGTCGTTGCATGTCCTTTAAAGCTGATTGAACATTTTCAACGAAATCTCGTGTAAACTGCTCAGGATGACTTGGGTCATAGGTGGGGATTTTGATTATACGTGCATCTTTGTGGATAGGCACATATTCCCCCATTGCTGGCGATAGCGAGGCAATACTTTCGGTAATGCCATGGTACGCATACTCTGTAATAATGAAACCTGTTCCGCCAGTAAAATCTTTCGCTATACGTAAAGCTAAATCATTCGCTTCACTGCCTGTGCAAGTGAACATGATATTTGCTAACTCAGCTGGCATTGTGGCAAGCAATCGCTCACCATAATTGATAATACCTTCATGCAAATACCGTGTATGCGTGCAAAGTTCGTGCGCCTGTTTGCAGAGGGCTTCGACTATTTTGGGATGGGAATGTCCCATCGAGGCGACATTGTTATAAAAATCTAAGTATTTATTGCCCTGTTTGTCAAAAAGATAAGCACCTTCGCCTTTAACAAATTGTAATGGGTGGTCATAAAACAATTGATATGCAGGACCCAAGGTGTTTTTTCGACGTTGTATCAGATCTTGCTCACTAACATCTAACTGATGAAAGGTTGTTTCATCAAAAGCATTAACTTTCAACATAGTTCACTCGCTATTTGTCATCTAATGTGATTCTGCCAATTACTTGATATCTGCTTGGATCACGATATTTAAAATAAAGTCCTAATGATATACCCGCGAAAAATGTTACTAGAACAATGTAAGGGATAAATTTATATAATAGGGAATTTACAGCAGCCCCAGCCGCAAAAGCCATATTCACCCACAATAAATAAACTACGTATAGCATTCCTATTCCACCAAAAAATGGTGCAATGCCTGTTTTAAACCAATGAGCTTTAGACTTATTTTCAGAATTAAAATAAAAGTATCCAATGATTGCGAATGCACATAAGGCTTGTACAATCATAATTCCCATCGTTCCCAAAATAGCTAACAGAGTATATAAATCTGCATATGGATCTTTACCAAACAAATAAAATAGTAAGACGATAACGGTCGCAATAACGGCTTGGATATTAGAAGCAATGTGAGGTGAGCCATGCTGAGAATGTGTTGCACCTAAAGTTGAGCCTAATTGAGGTAATAAATTTTCACGACCTAAAGCATATAAATATCTTGCAGCACAATTGTGAAACGCTAATCCACATGCGAATGAACCTGTGATGACTAATGTTTTAAATAATGTTACCGCCCATTCACCATAGTACTGTCTAGTAGGGGTATAAAAAATTTCTGCAGCAGTAGCGGGATCTTGGGCTAGATGAATTGATTGTTCAATACCAGTACCTATAATTGCCATCCATGAGATAAAAACATAGAAGAGACCAATACCTATAACCGCAATCATCGTAGCTAAAGGTATAATTTTTTTAGGGTTTCTAGATTCTTCCCCATACATGGCTGTAGATTCAAAACCCACCCATGACCAAAATGCGAAAAACAAACCCAAACTAGCATTAGCGGTTGCAATACCAGCCGCTGGAGTAAAGGCGTTTAAAGGGTTGATTGTTTCTAGGTGATAACCCGTGGGACTACCCCCATGCACAAAAATTGCAACTGCCATTGCTAAAAGCATCAATATTTCTAATATTAGAAATAATCCCAATACCTTAGCAGCTAAATTGATATCAAAATAACTCAAAAGTCCATTTGCTATTAGCATAATGAGAGCAAAAACAATCCATGAAACTTTTATATGGAAGACGCTTGATATCAGATCCTGGCAGAAAAACGAAAATATTCCAATGAGTGCTGCTTCAAAAACAATATAGGTTAGCGTTACAGTTAACCCAGATCCCAACCCTACAACTCGCCCTAATCCATGAGAAATAAAAGAATAAAAGGCACCTGTTGCTGTTATATGTTTGGCCATTTCGGCATAACCGATAGCAAAGAAGCTGAGAATAATGGTAGCTACCATAAAACCAGCAGGAGCAAACTGTCCATTACCACTACCAACAGCGATTGGCACATTACCAAGCATGGCTGTAATTGGTGCAGCGGTCGCTATAGTCATAAACAAGACACTAAATAAGCCAATTGAGTCTGCTTTTAATCGTTGTACATCGTTATTAACTAAGGTTGCTGAAATACTTGAATTAATTGACATCTTACCCCCCCTTTTTTTTACGTTGTTAAAGACTCTGGTAATATTTGCCCACCGTCGACAATAATTGTTTGCCCTGTGATATAGCCTGCTTCTTTTGATGATAAGAACAAGGCTGCATAAGCAATATCATCAACTGAACCTAACTTTTTAAGTGGAATGGAAGCTGCCATGTTAGCTATATATTGTTCGCCCATGCCTTCAAGTCCCTCAGTTAGAATATTGCCAGGTAATACAGCATTCACCGTAATATGGTCTTTAGCAAGCTCTAAAGCGGCAGATCGCATAAACCCTAATTGAGCAGCTTTACTTGCTGCATAGTGAGACCAACCTGCGTAACCTGTAACAGGTCCTGTGATTGAAGAGGTCAAAATAATCCGACCATACTCAGCGTGTTTTAAATAAGGCAAAGCCGCTTTTACACAAAAAAATGTCCCTTTAGCATTTGTCGATAAAACTTCATCCCAATTACTCTCTGACATCGATTCAATGGCAATTGATGGAAATATGCCTGCGTTACAACATAAGATATCTATTCCACCTTGAGAAGCATTCACATGCTCCATTAGTTTATTCATCTCTCCTAAATTTGAAACATCAGCGACTATGCCAGATACGTCATAGCCTAATCCGATTAATTGATTCAATGCGCTGTCTAGTTTTTTTTGACTGCGTGATGTAATAGTCACTTTTGCGCCTTGTTTACCAAACACTTTAGCAATGCCCAATCCAATGCCACTACTACCGCCGGTTACTACAACGCTTTTACATTTAATACTGGTTAACATCAGATACTGCTCCTTGATTGGATGACTCATATTTGAGAATGCGCCAGAATGCATTTTTTTTCTTGGCATTAGAGGACATTTTTTATCGTTTAGTGTCAAATTGCGGTGTTGTTGCCTTTAGAAGACAAGTTTTTATTTTGCAAAGACAAGAAAATCTAAAAATTTTAATTTAAATTCATCTTATCGCAGTTAATGATAGGAGCAACTCAACATGAATGTCAGTCAAATCAATATTCAACAAGTTAAACATAATTTTGATAACTGTTATGAGCTAAAGTATCAAGGGAACATACGGCAGTTATGCATCTCAGAAAACGCGACTTATAAAGTCATTGCGTCTAATCGAAGTCAGTATGTATTAAGGCTTCATCGCCCGAATTACCATAGTCTAATCATCATCCAAAGTGAGCTTGCTTGGTTATTAGCCCTACAGCAAGATAATATTCATGCACCCATACCCATAAAAGGCAAAAACTATGACTATGTGCAAAGCTTTAAATTCGGGGATAATGACGTCTATGCCGTGCTATTTCACTGGATTAACGGAGAAGAACCGGCTGCTGCCGATAGTGATTTGTCAGCGTCGTTTAAACGGCTTGGCTATATGAATGCCAAATTGCATGAACATACAAAAGGCTGGATTCAACCAAGTTCTTTTGTCCGACCCATATGGAGTCATGAAAATATGTTAGGTGAAGATGGGTATTGGGGTGATTGGAAAAATGGCTATTTGCTAGATAACCAGCACTATCCATTAATTAAAGAGACGATCGAAATAATTAAATCAAAATTAGCCGTTTATGGTCAAAATCATACCAATTTCGGATTGATACATGCCGATTTAAGGTTGGCTAATCTATTGGTTGATCAGAACTGTACATCAGTCATAGATTTTGACGATTGTGGTTTTGGCTGGTTTCTTCACGATTTAGCATCGGCACTTAGTTTTCACGAACACTTACCAGAGGCAAAGTTATGGGTCAATGAGTGGCTAGAAGGTTACCATCAAGTAGCCAGTCTAACCCAAAAAGATCTCGATATGATTGACACATTTATTATTCAGCGACGGTTACAGTTATTAGCATGGACAGGCAGTCATAGCTACACACAAACCACACAGGACTTGGGAGCAGACTGGGTCGATGAAACAATTAAGATGTGCAAGGATTTTGTATCGAGTTAATGCAGTCAGCTTTCACTGAAGTTTAGCTTAAGCTGACATTTTAACCCACTGTTTTGGACTTACGC is part of the Moraxella osloensis genome and encodes:
- the fabG gene encoding 3-oxoacyl-ACP reductase FabG; amino-acid sequence: MLTSIKCKSVVVTGGSSGIGLGIAKVFGKQGAKVTITSRSQKKLDSALNQLIGLGYDVSGIVADVSNLGEMNKLMEHVNASQGGIDILCCNAGIFPSIAIESMSESNWDEVLSTNAKGTFFCVKAALPYLKHAEYGRIILTSSITGPVTGYAGWSHYAASKAAQLGFMRSAALELAKDHITVNAVLPGNILTEGLEGMGEQYIANMAASIPLKKLGSVDDIAYAALFLSSKEAGYITGQTIIVDGGQILPESLTT
- a CDS encoding phosphotransferase enzyme family protein, encoding MNVSQINIQQVKHNFDNCYELKYQGNIRQLCISENATYKVIASNRSQYVLRLHRPNYHSLIIIQSELAWLLALQQDNIHAPIPIKGKNYDYVQSFKFGDNDVYAVLFHWINGEEPAAADSDLSASFKRLGYMNAKLHEHTKGWIQPSSFVRPIWSHENMLGEDGYWGDWKNGYLLDNQHYPLIKETIEIIKSKLAVYGQNHTNFGLIHADLRLANLLVDQNCTSVIDFDDCGFGWFLHDLASALSFHEHLPEAKLWVNEWLEGYHQVASLTQKDLDMIDTFIIQRRLQLLAWTGSHSYTQTTQDLGADWVDETIKMCKDFVSS
- a CDS encoding aspartate aminotransferase family protein, which produces MLKVNAFDETTFHQLDVSEQDLIQRRKNTLGPAYQLFYDHPLQFVKGEGAYLFDKQGNKYLDFYNNVASMGHSHPKIVEALCKQAHELCTHTRYLHEGIINYGERLLATMPAELANIMFTCTGSEANDLALRIAKDFTGGTGFIITEYAYHGITESIASLSPAMGEYVPIHKDARIIKIPTYDPSHPEQFTRDFVENVQSALKDMQRHGIKLAGILIDTLMTSDGVFAEPMGFFRPVIDLIHDAGGVFIADEVQPGFGRTGSHMWGFARHEIVPDIVTMGKPMGNGYPLAGLTVKPNVLKRFANEASYFNTFGGNPVAAAVGMAVLDVLEEESLMLNAKNIGEQLKNDLVNLSHKYPILGQVRGAGLFIAVDVMTSNNSTSTENARYIVNKLREEGILIGASGKNSDVLKIRPPLCISNNDAAMLIHSLDKVLYRI
- a CDS encoding APC family permease, yielding MSINSSISATLVNNDVQRLKADSIGLFSVLFMTIATAAPITAMLGNVPIAVGSGNGQFAPAGFMVATIILSFFAIGYAEMAKHITATGAFYSFISHGLGRVVGLGSGLTVTLTYIVFEAALIGIFSFFCQDLISSVFHIKVSWIVFALIMLIANGLLSYFDINLAAKVLGLFLILEILMLLAMAVAIFVHGGSPTGYHLETINPLNAFTPAAGIATANASLGLFFAFWSWVGFESTAMYGEESRNPKKIIPLATMIAVIGIGLFYVFISWMAIIGTGIEQSIHLAQDPATAAEIFYTPTRQYYGEWAVTLFKTLVITGSFACGLAFHNCAARYLYALGRENLLPQLGSTLGATHSQHGSPHIASNIQAVIATVIVLLFYLFGKDPYADLYTLLAILGTMGIMIVQALCAFAIIGYFYFNSENKSKAHWFKTGIAPFFGGIGMLYVVYLLWVNMAFAAGAAVNSLLYKFIPYIVLVTFFAGISLGLYFKYRDPSRYQVIGRITLDDK
- a CDS encoding aspartate aminotransferase family protein, with the translated sequence MDILSTNYTNTINNKMVATMDHEYVFHSWSIQENLKPLVIKSGKGSIIWDFDGNEYLDFSSQLVNTNIGHQHPKVVQAIIDQAQELATIAPSTANLSRNEAAKRIVELAPAGFKKVFFTNAGADANENAIRMARLFTGRTKVLSSYRSYHGNTGAAIAATGDSRRIPNEYAFGHVHLFSPYLYRSEFYATNEDEECERALQHLKTVIDSEGPSSIAAILLESIPGTAGIMVPPRNYLQGVRELCNTQGIVLILDEVMAGFGRTGKWFAFEHFGVVPDLITFAKGVNSGYIPVGGVILSDKISDYFDARFFPGGLTYSGHPLAMASIVATIDAMKEENILDNVEYIGTKVLEPGLKALAEKHTIIGEVRGVGVFWAIELVKSKQTKERLTVQIMNDIKKRCAKKGLITFITDNRIHVVPPCVVNEAEVLQALKIYDEVLTEVCQQLT